Proteins co-encoded in one Halorussus salinus genomic window:
- the dnaG gene encoding DNA primase DnaG, with protein MDDTAKYVIHADITADGVVERSDVVGAVFGQTEGLLGDDLDLRDLQQSSKLGRIDVDIDSENGQSFGTITIASSLDKVETSILAAALETISRVGPCRATVAVAGIEDVRAAKRRKVVDRAKELLTDSFDEDVMTSREILEEVRQSVRVEDIVEYEGLPAGPRVEDSDAIIVVEGRADVLNLLRYGVKNAVAVEGTNVPDAVAELTQNRTVTAFLDGDRGGDLIRKELAQVGDIDYVAFAPANQSVEDLARHEVMSALRSKRPFDESMVGDESDTTPTEETDRETTAADSPEASPADGGEAGPAATDGSARPAPESDETGPEAPATPDAATDATTPAETAADTATASDDSDASESDLFDGIEAEVAEAETIDDPEALAGADAAATEAESADEADSDGETATVEAAAAETAREPATMQGHVEEVVDGETGTARLLDESFAALAEVAAENAFDAVESADEAPFAVVLDGTVDQRLLDVSAQRGVGQVVGRDAGEFVKRPADVRVRTADQF; from the coding sequence ATGGACGACACAGCCAAATACGTCATTCACGCGGACATCACTGCCGACGGGGTGGTAGAGCGGAGTGACGTCGTCGGCGCGGTCTTCGGCCAGACCGAAGGCCTCCTCGGCGACGACTTGGACCTCCGGGACCTCCAGCAGTCATCGAAACTCGGTCGCATCGACGTGGACATCGACAGCGAGAACGGACAGTCGTTCGGGACCATCACCATCGCGTCGAGTCTCGACAAGGTAGAGACCTCCATCCTCGCGGCGGCGCTCGAAACCATCAGTCGGGTCGGCCCGTGCCGGGCCACCGTCGCCGTCGCGGGCATCGAGGACGTGCGCGCCGCCAAGCGCCGGAAGGTGGTCGACCGCGCCAAGGAACTGCTCACCGACTCCTTCGACGAGGACGTGATGACCTCCCGAGAAATCCTCGAGGAGGTTCGCCAGAGCGTCCGCGTCGAGGACATCGTGGAGTACGAGGGTCTGCCCGCCGGACCGCGCGTCGAGGACAGCGACGCCATCATCGTGGTCGAGGGCCGGGCGGACGTGCTGAACCTCCTGCGCTACGGCGTCAAGAACGCCGTCGCGGTCGAGGGCACCAACGTCCCCGATGCGGTGGCCGAGTTGACCCAGAACCGAACCGTCACCGCGTTCCTCGACGGCGACCGAGGCGGCGACCTCATCCGGAAGGAACTCGCGCAGGTCGGCGACATCGACTACGTGGCGTTCGCGCCCGCGAACCAGTCGGTCGAGGACTTGGCGCGCCACGAGGTCATGTCGGCGCTCCGGAGCAAGCGACCCTTCGACGAGTCGATGGTCGGCGACGAGAGCGACACGACCCCGACCGAGGAGACCGACCGAGAGACGACCGCCGCCGACTCGCCCGAGGCCTCTCCGGCCGACGGCGGCGAGGCCGGACCTGCCGCGACCGACGGGAGCGCCCGGCCCGCGCCCGAGAGCGACGAGACCGGGCCGGAGGCTCCCGCGACTCCCGACGCCGCGACCGACGCCACAACTCCGGCCGAGACCGCGGCCGACACCGCAACGGCGAGCGACGACTCGGACGCCTCGGAGTCCGATCTCTTCGACGGCATCGAAGCCGAGGTCGCGGAGGCCGAGACGATAGACGACCCGGAGGCGCTGGCCGGAGCGGACGCCGCGGCGACCGAGGCAGAATCCGCCGACGAGGCCGATTCCGACGGAGAGACCGCGACCGTCGAGGCCGCGGCGGCCGAGACCGCCCGCGAACCCGCGACCATGCAGGGCCACGTCGAGGAGGTCGTGGACGGCGAGACCGGGACCGCGCGCCTGCTCGACGAGTCGTTCGCCGCGCTCGCGGAGGTCGCCGCCGAGAACGCCTTCGACGCCGTGGAGTCGGCCGACGAGGCACCCTTCGCGGTCGTGCTGGACGGGACTGTAGACCAGCGACTCCTCGACGTGTCGGCCCAGCGCGGGGTCGGACAGGTCGTCGGCCGTGACGCCGGAGAGTTCGTCAAGCGACCCGCCGACGTGCGGGTTCGGACCGCCGACCAGTTTTGA
- a CDS encoding GNAT family N-acetyltransferase, with the protein MIRLARPEDRATLREIQTHLREPNPALLSYAIDGPPVVLVSTTPEEDLGGYLVALHDDETSYVAEIVVAPEYRREGRARRLLAAAFDLLREQDCTTVRLSVHPDNDAGSLLYESMGFEKVGREDDYYDDGSAAITMQRDL; encoded by the coding sequence GTGATTCGACTCGCTCGCCCCGAGGACCGCGCCACCCTGCGCGAGATTCAGACCCACCTTCGAGAGCCGAATCCGGCCCTCCTCTCCTACGCCATCGACGGTCCGCCGGTCGTGCTGGTCTCTACGACGCCCGAGGAGGACCTCGGGGGCTACCTCGTCGCGCTCCACGACGACGAGACCAGCTACGTCGCGGAAATCGTCGTCGCGCCCGAATATCGACGGGAAGGGCGCGCTCGCCGCCTGCTCGCGGCCGCGTTCGATTTGCTCCGCGAGCAAGACTGCACGACGGTTCGGCTCTCGGTGCATCCGGACAACGACGCCGGGAGCCTCCTCTACGAGTCGATGGGCTTCGAGAAAGTCGGCCGAGAGGACGACTACTACGACGACGGGAGCGCGGCGATTACGATGCAGCGAGACCTCTGA
- a CDS encoding DUF92 domain-containing protein gives MTTRVRRAAAYAVVSTLALVAPTLGWATAAVFGAVAVGALSVTDGPVFEWFARPADRQEGRLHGLAAFGFAATGIALLSWFAGLPDHVLVASLLVVGYGNLAQQVAWRFDAEPILRTGAFVAGGIVAAAAGQAVALTIVGTEVTPILPEIVFLAASGALLAGLLRSVLFVRDDPLVMLSVAFLLWLFADLEVMVTVEGIAVALAVTALFGYVSWALDAASIAGMMTGALLAMLTIVLGGYGWFAVLIAFFGIGSLSTKFRYEEKEARGVAEENEGARGSGNVLGNAAVALVAVLGYAAQAKFPALGGEVFLFAFAGSIATAMSDTLSSEIGGVFDGPRLITTLERVEPGTDGAVTWQGELAGAAGAAVVAAIAAGLFESVGPAGAGVVALAGVSGMTMDSLLGATLEGDALGNQGVNFLATLTGALVGAGLAVVVLP, from the coding sequence GTGACCACCAGAGTTCGGCGTGCGGCGGCATACGCCGTCGTCTCGACGCTGGCGCTCGTCGCACCCACGCTGGGGTGGGCGACCGCCGCGGTGTTCGGTGCGGTCGCGGTGGGCGCGCTCTCGGTCACCGACGGACCGGTGTTCGAGTGGTTCGCCCGCCCCGCGGACCGACAGGAGGGCCGTCTCCACGGCCTCGCGGCGTTCGGCTTCGCCGCGACCGGCATCGCGCTCCTCTCGTGGTTCGCGGGCTTGCCCGACCACGTGCTGGTGGCCAGCCTCCTCGTCGTCGGCTACGGCAACCTCGCCCAGCAGGTAGCGTGGCGCTTCGACGCCGAGCCGATTCTCCGCACCGGGGCGTTCGTCGCCGGGGGGATCGTCGCGGCCGCGGCCGGACAGGCCGTCGCGCTCACTATCGTCGGCACGGAGGTCACTCCAATCCTGCCGGAAATCGTCTTTCTGGCGGCCAGCGGCGCGCTTCTGGCGGGACTGTTGCGCTCGGTGCTGTTCGTCCGCGACGACCCGCTGGTCATGCTCTCGGTGGCGTTCCTGCTGTGGCTGTTCGCGGACCTCGAAGTGATGGTGACCGTCGAGGGCATCGCGGTCGCGCTGGCGGTCACCGCGCTGTTCGGCTACGTCTCGTGGGCGCTCGACGCCGCCTCGATTGCGGGGATGATGACCGGCGCGCTGTTGGCGATGCTCACCATCGTCCTCGGCGGGTACGGCTGGTTCGCGGTCCTCATCGCGTTCTTCGGCATCGGAAGCCTCTCGACCAAGTTCCGCTACGAGGAGAAGGAGGCCCGCGGCGTCGCCGAGGAGAACGAGGGCGCGCGCGGGTCGGGCAACGTCCTCGGGAACGCCGCGGTCGCGCTCGTGGCGGTGCTGGGCTACGCCGCACAGGCGAAGTTCCCCGCGCTCGGCGGCGAGGTGTTCCTGTTCGCGTTCGCTGGCTCCATCGCCACCGCGATGAGCGACACCCTCTCGTCGGAAATCGGCGGCGTCTTCGACGGCCCGCGGCTCATCACCACGCTCGAACGCGTCGAACCCGGCACCGACGGCGCGGTGACGTGGCAGGGCGAACTCGCTGGCGCGGCGGGCGCGGCCGTCGTCGCGGCCATCGCGGCGGGCCTCTTCGAGAGCGTCGGCCCGGCGGGTGCCGGAGTGGTCGCCCTCGCGGGGGTCAGCGGCATGACGATGGACAGCCTGCTCGGCGCGACCCTCGAAGGCGACGCGCTCGGGAATCAGGGTGTCAACTTCCTCGCCACCCTGACCGGGGCGCTCGTCGGCGCGGGTCTCGCGGTGGTCGTCCTGCCGTGA
- a CDS encoding undecaprenyl diphosphate synthase family protein codes for MGVYDRYLAARLRRHGADTPDHIAVIITERDLLEQGAYATLEAFFEWAFEYGAERVTVYVSVLDPEAAPTLRRELEGVAAPRQLAVRGPEDTQRADAPIQVSIGLGGKHEFAGAVQKLAGDVQDGELSAEEIDEAAVEEHLVFPENPDLVLKTGAERLSDFMIWQSVYSELYFTDVNWRDFRKREYLRALLDYKNRQRRFGR; via the coding sequence GTGGGAGTCTACGACCGCTATCTCGCCGCCCGCCTCCGCAGACACGGTGCCGACACGCCCGACCACATCGCGGTCATCATCACCGAGCGCGACCTGCTGGAACAGGGCGCGTACGCCACGCTCGAAGCCTTCTTCGAGTGGGCCTTCGAGTACGGTGCCGAGCGCGTGACCGTCTACGTCAGCGTCCTCGACCCCGAGGCGGCCCCGACGTTGCGCCGCGAACTCGAAGGGGTGGCGGCTCCTCGGCAGTTGGCGGTCCGCGGGCCGGAGGACACCCAACGCGCCGACGCGCCGATTCAGGTCTCCATCGGTCTCGGCGGGAAACACGAGTTCGCGGGCGCGGTCCAGAAACTCGCCGGGGATGTGCAGGACGGCGAACTCTCCGCCGAGGAGATAGACGAGGCCGCGGTCGAGGAGCATCTGGTGTTCCCCGAGAACCCCGACCTCGTGTTGAAGACCGGCGCGGAGCGCCTCTCGGACTTCATGATCTGGCAGTCCGTGTACTCGGAACTCTACTTCACCGACGTGAACTGGCGGGACTTCCGGAAACGGGAGTACCTGCGGGCGCTGTTGGACTACAAGAACCGACAGCGCCGGTTCGGCCGGTAA
- the uppS gene encoding polyprenyl diphosphate synthase — MLQWAQRRVQAAYERLLRREISGAPTHVAVIQDGNRRYASKQGGDAPDGHRAGAQTTERVLHWCQEMGVEELTLYTFSTENFERPDHENEALFDLLETKLHEFGDDERVHDGEVCIRVIGDRDALPGRVRDAIDYAEGRTAHYDEFTLNVALAYGGRNELLNATRDVARAVEEGELDPDEIDVSAIEDRIYDCPVRDVDLIIRTGGDERTSNFLPWHANGNEAAVFFCTPYWPEFSKIDFLRGIRTYESREESWRRAKANRALALVRELGGVELEEARSVIDRFRGSLPEESGIDELSVEELEVESESSVE, encoded by the coding sequence ATGCTACAGTGGGCACAGCGGCGAGTGCAGGCGGCCTACGAACGGCTCCTCAGACGGGAAATCTCGGGCGCACCGACGCACGTCGCGGTCATTCAGGACGGCAACCGACGCTACGCCAGCAAGCAGGGCGGCGACGCCCCGGACGGCCACCGCGCTGGCGCACAGACCACCGAGCGCGTGCTACACTGGTGTCAGGAGATGGGGGTCGAGGAGCTGACGCTGTACACCTTCTCGACCGAGAACTTCGAGCGCCCGGACCACGAGAACGAGGCGCTGTTCGACCTCTTAGAGACGAAGTTGCACGAGTTCGGCGACGACGAGCGCGTCCACGACGGCGAGGTCTGTATCCGCGTCATCGGCGACCGGGACGCGCTTCCGGGGCGGGTCCGGGACGCCATCGACTACGCGGAGGGCCGGACGGCCCACTACGACGAGTTCACGCTCAACGTCGCGCTGGCCTACGGCGGCCGGAACGAACTCCTCAACGCGACCCGCGACGTGGCGCGGGCGGTCGAGGAGGGCGAACTCGACCCCGACGAGATCGACGTGTCGGCCATCGAGGACCGCATCTACGACTGTCCGGTTCGGGACGTGGACCTCATCATCCGGACCGGCGGCGACGAGCGGACCTCGAACTTCCTGCCGTGGCACGCCAACGGCAACGAGGCGGCGGTGTTCTTCTGCACGCCCTACTGGCCGGAGTTCTCGAAAATCGACTTCCTGCGGGGCATCCGGACCTACGAGTCCCGCGAGGAGTCGTGGCGGCGCGCGAAGGCCAACCGCGCGCTCGCGCTGGTCCGGGAGTTGGGCGGCGTGGAACTGGAAGAAGCCCGGAGCGTCATCGACCGCTTCCGGGGCAGTCTGCCCGAGGAGTCGGGTATCGACGAGTTGAGCGTCGAGGAGTTGGAAGTCGAGAGCGAGTCGTCGGTCGAGTGA
- a CDS encoding cold-shock protein yields MAKGTVDFFNDTGGYGFIDTEDSDEDVFFHMEDIGGPDLEEGQEVEFEIEQADKGPRAKNLERL; encoded by the coding sequence ATGGCGAAAGGTACGGTTGATTTCTTCAACGACACTGGCGGTTACGGTTTCATCGACACCGAGGATTCCGACGAAGACGTGTTCTTCCACATGGAAGACATCGGCGGTCCCGACCTCGAAGAGGGGCAGGAAGTCGAGTTCGAGATAGAGCAGGCGGACAAGGGTCCGCGCGCGAAGAATCTCGAACGCCTGTAA
- a CDS encoding DUF5778 family protein → MEDALDEELYRRTKQLLEPGDIELNGAVVHTDFGSDAETEMHQTTVDVGDVIADHAGHEPTDTFVYSGTDDTDFASNQHQGLTLDDEEFVWECQQLLREGTFDVVFYYEASADHEGILDGIRDLGFEVTGVEG, encoded by the coding sequence ATGGAAGACGCACTCGACGAGGAGCTCTACCGGCGGACGAAGCAGCTGCTCGAACCCGGCGACATCGAACTCAACGGGGCCGTCGTCCACACCGACTTCGGGAGCGACGCGGAGACCGAGATGCATCAGACGACCGTGGACGTGGGCGACGTTATCGCCGACCACGCGGGCCACGAGCCGACCGACACGTTCGTCTACTCGGGCACCGACGACACCGACTTCGCGTCGAACCAGCATCAGGGCCTGACGCTGGACGACGAGGAGTTCGTCTGGGAGTGCCAGCAACTCCTCCGGGAGGGCACCTTCGACGTGGTGTTCTACTACGAGGCCAGCGCCGACCACGAGGGCATCCTCGACGGAATTCGGGACCTCGGCTTCGAAGTGACCGGCGTCGAGGGGTGA
- the hemA gene encoding glutamyl-tRNA reductase, with product MSAATGVVSGIRISHDRASLDDVEAACHADEETVLRRLTDVPGVREAFALQTCNRFEVYVVTDAEATGRAVLADFAPDVGDHSAVEMGHDESLRHLLRVAAGLESLVLGEDQILGQVRNAYESAREVGALGPMLDDAVTKAIHVGERARTETAINDGAVSVGSAAVNLLDERTDLNEATALVVGAGEMGTIAAHALADAAVGTLYVANRSLDSATDVTETVAHDEALAVSLDGLPSALDAADVVVSATGSEGHVLDAEDLRDAGETVVVDIAQPRDVSPAADAVDGVTLYGMAALESVTDATERRRRAAAESVEAMIDREFEHLLESYKRKRADEVISAMYESAERVKERELSEAFSKLDANGDLTDDQREVVAAMADALVSQLLAPPTKSLRDAAADDDWGTINTALQLFDPDFGEPGESGGEEAAEGEESARPPEFVRERLGGEVPDEMAEQMPEDVRAIIADDD from the coding sequence GTGAGCGCGGCGACCGGCGTCGTCTCCGGCATCCGAATCAGCCACGACCGCGCGAGTCTGGACGACGTTGAGGCGGCCTGCCACGCCGACGAGGAGACCGTCCTGCGACGACTCACGGACGTACCGGGCGTCCGCGAGGCGTTCGCGCTCCAGACGTGCAACCGGTTCGAGGTTTACGTCGTCACCGACGCCGAGGCGACCGGTCGGGCCGTGCTGGCGGACTTCGCGCCCGACGTGGGCGACCACTCGGCCGTGGAGATGGGCCACGACGAGAGCCTCCGCCACCTCCTGCGGGTCGCGGCCGGACTCGAATCGCTCGTCCTCGGCGAGGACCAGATTCTCGGGCAGGTCCGGAACGCCTACGAGTCGGCCCGCGAGGTCGGCGCGCTCGGCCCGATGCTCGACGACGCGGTGACGAAGGCCATCCACGTCGGCGAGCGCGCCCGTACCGAGACCGCCATCAACGACGGCGCGGTGTCGGTCGGGAGCGCGGCCGTGAACCTGCTGGACGAGCGGACCGACCTGAACGAAGCGACGGCGCTGGTCGTCGGCGCGGGCGAGATGGGCACCATCGCGGCCCACGCGCTCGCCGACGCCGCCGTCGGGACGCTCTACGTCGCGAATCGCTCGCTCGACAGCGCGACGGACGTTACCGAGACGGTCGCCCACGACGAGGCGCTGGCGGTGAGTCTCGATGGTCTCCCGTCGGCGCTCGACGCCGCCGACGTGGTGGTCTCGGCAACCGGGAGCGAGGGCCACGTCCTCGACGCCGAGGACCTCCGCGACGCGGGCGAGACCGTCGTCGTGGACATCGCCCAACCGCGGGACGTGTCGCCCGCCGCCGACGCGGTAGACGGCGTGACCCTCTACGGCATGGCGGCCTTGGAGTCGGTGACCGACGCGACCGAGCGCCGCCGCCGGGCCGCCGCCGAGTCGGTCGAGGCGATGATAGACCGGGAGTTCGAACACCTGCTGGAGAGCTACAAGCGCAAGCGCGCCGACGAAGTTATCTCGGCGATGTACGAGAGCGCCGAGCGCGTCAAAGAGCGGGAACTCTCGGAAGCCTTCTCGAAACTCGACGCCAACGGCGACCTCACCGACGACCAGCGGGAGGTCGTCGCCGCGATGGCCGACGCGCTGGTCTCGCAACTCCTCGCGCCGCCGACCAAGAGTCTGCGCGACGCCGCCGCGGACGACGACTGGGGCACCATCAACACGGCGCTCCAGTTGTTCGACCCGGACTTCGGCGAGCCCGGCGAGTCGGGCGGCGAGGAGGCGGCCGAAGGCGAGGAGTCCGCCCGACCGCCCGAGTTCGTCCGCGAGCGGTTGGGCGGCGAGGTTCCCGACGAGATGGCAGAACAGATGCCCGAGGACGTGCGGGCGATAATCGCCGACGACGACTGA
- a CDS encoding outer membrane protein assembly factor BamB family protein, whose translation MNGTDQWSMFGPDAANTGYADAAGPTSPVTERWRFETEYRITSSPAVADETVYLADDADTALPDEQSHLYALDADTGAERWRYPSGSVTFSSPAVTEDSVLLGESFGPHGEESGALTALDREDGSVAWQFEVDSVVFSAPKVVDGTVYVGSHDGRLYAVDADTGVEKWRFRTNSEVWTTPAVADGTVYVGSGFQDGHVYAVSADDGREEWRFKTAAHDGYDQFDEGGVFDGIAVADGTVYAGSHDGRLYALDATDGTERWHFENEGVPASPAVSSGTVYVATWDDALFALDANDGTERWRAAVGNVDHSHPVVADHTVYIGTSDVAAFDAATGEERWNFDIEHGVKSSPVVVDGTLYVGTTDHTLYALEEE comes from the coding sequence ATGAACGGCACAGACCAGTGGTCGATGTTCGGCCCCGACGCCGCGAACACGGGGTACGCGGACGCGGCGGGACCGACGAGTCCGGTTACCGAACGGTGGCGTTTCGAGACGGAGTATCGAATCACCTCGTCGCCAGCGGTCGCCGACGAAACCGTCTATCTCGCCGACGACGCCGACACCGCACTCCCGGACGAGCAGAGCCACCTCTACGCCCTCGATGCCGACACCGGGGCCGAACGGTGGCGCTACCCGTCCGGGTCGGTGACGTTCTCCTCGCCCGCCGTGACCGAGGACAGCGTTCTCCTCGGGGAGAGTTTCGGCCCGCACGGCGAGGAGTCGGGCGCGCTCACCGCACTCGACCGCGAGGACGGGTCGGTCGCGTGGCAGTTCGAAGTCGATAGCGTCGTCTTTTCGGCCCCGAAAGTCGTCGACGGAACCGTCTACGTCGGCAGTCACGACGGTCGATTGTACGCGGTCGACGCCGACACGGGGGTCGAGAAGTGGCGTTTCCGAACCAATTCGGAAGTCTGGACCACCCCAGCGGTCGCCGACGGCACCGTCTACGTCGGCAGCGGCTTTCAGGACGGGCACGTCTACGCGGTGAGCGCGGACGACGGTCGAGAGGAGTGGCGATTTAAAACCGCCGCTCACGACGGATACGACCAGTTCGACGAGGGCGGAGTCTTCGACGGAATCGCGGTCGCCGACGGGACGGTATACGCCGGGAGTCACGACGGCCGCCTGTACGCTCTCGATGCGACGGACGGAACCGAACGATGGCACTTCGAGAACGAGGGCGTCCCCGCGTCACCGGCCGTAAGTTCCGGGACGGTGTACGTGGCCACTTGGGACGACGCTCTCTTCGCACTCGACGCCAACGACGGGACCGAGAGGTGGCGAGCGGCGGTCGGTAACGTCGACCACAGCCATCCGGTCGTCGCCGACCACACGGTGTATATCGGCACGTCCGACGTGGCCGCGTTCGACGCCGCGACCGGAGAGGAACGATGGAACTTCGACATCGAACACGGGGTCAAGTCGTCGCCGGTCGTCGTAGACGGGACGCTCTACGTCGGTACGACCGACCACACGCTCTACGCGCTGGAAGAGGAGTAA
- a CDS encoding 4a-hydroxytetrahydrobiopterin dehydratase gives MADLLSDDEIAAQLPDDWERVDDEIVRVYEFDDYLEGVAFASEVGELAEEEFHHPTIEIRYKEVEVRFTSHEEGGITDADVDMAELTDDLR, from the coding sequence ATGGCAGACCTACTCTCCGACGACGAGATAGCGGCCCAACTCCCCGACGACTGGGAACGCGTGGACGACGAAATCGTCCGCGTCTACGAGTTCGACGACTACCTCGAAGGTGTCGCGTTCGCCAGCGAGGTCGGCGAACTCGCCGAAGAGGAGTTCCACCATCCGACTATCGAAATCCGCTACAAAGAGGTCGAGGTCCGGTTCACCAGCCACGAGGAGGGCGGCATCACGGACGCCGACGTGGACATGGCGGAGTTGACCGACGACCTGCGCTGA
- the lwrS gene encoding LWR-salt protein, with product MDARYVFAVRFRLDPAVGGVSVEPNEFETRLSREADPPGEEGWLFFRDNLWRGEINDERHFRRLTEEALDATVLSVEYRAFETDDEYLTALKDEIRDDLAAFNADSVSEVLNKYLGSSVEVQTA from the coding sequence ATGGACGCCCGCTACGTCTTCGCGGTGCGGTTTCGCCTCGACCCCGCGGTCGGGGGCGTCTCGGTCGAACCGAACGAGTTCGAGACGCGCCTCTCGCGCGAGGCCGACCCGCCGGGCGAGGAGGGCTGGCTGTTCTTCCGGGACAACCTCTGGCGCGGCGAGATAAACGACGAGCGCCACTTCCGGCGGCTGACCGAGGAGGCGCTGGACGCGACCGTCCTGTCGGTCGAGTACCGCGCGTTCGAGACCGACGACGAGTACCTGACGGCGTTGAAAGACGAGATTCGGGACGACTTGGCGGCGTTCAACGCCGACTCGGTGTCCGAGGTGCTGAACAAGTACCTCGGGAGTTCCGTCGAGGTGCAGACGGCGTAG
- a CDS encoding HAD family hydrolase: MVAREYEYWLLDLDGTLIDVDWSYPRSVFDRVGDRLGREFSDREAEILWHGLGGNRNDQLREWGIDPQEFWPAFHDIEDPQRRAEETYLYDDAAFVGELDCPVGLVTHCQPFLANPVLDELDIRDWFDTIICCDEELGWKPDPAPMYHAMEDLGVRESGAGSSAATATDGGQSDGGQSDGSRSSGTSAGVYAGDGASDVGAAWNAGLDAIHVERHGHDRREHCVLGDYRVETFEELLATADAD; the protein is encoded by the coding sequence ATGGTCGCCCGCGAATACGAGTACTGGTTGTTGGACTTGGACGGCACCCTCATCGACGTGGACTGGTCGTATCCCCGCTCGGTGTTCGACAGGGTCGGCGACCGCCTCGGCCGCGAGTTCTCCGACCGAGAGGCCGAAATTCTGTGGCACGGTCTCGGCGGGAACCGCAACGACCAGTTGCGCGAGTGGGGCATCGACCCCCAAGAGTTCTGGCCCGCGTTCCACGACATCGAGGACCCACAGCGCCGCGCCGAGGAGACCTACCTCTACGACGACGCCGCGTTCGTCGGCGAGTTGGACTGCCCGGTCGGTCTCGTCACCCACTGCCAGCCGTTCCTCGCCAACCCCGTGCTGGACGAACTCGACATCCGGGATTGGTTCGACACGATAATCTGCTGTGACGAGGAGTTAGGCTGGAAGCCCGACCCCGCGCCGATGTACCACGCGATGGAGGACTTGGGGGTGCGCGAGAGCGGCGCGGGCAGTTCTGCGGCCACGGCGACCGACGGCGGTCAGTCCGATGGAGGCCAGTCCGACGGGAGCCGGTCGAGCGGCACGTCTGCGGGCGTCTACGCGGGCGACGGCGCGAGCGACGTGGGCGCGGCGTGGAACGCCGGACTCGACGCGATTCACGTCGAGCGCCACGGCCACGACCGCCGCGAACACTGCGTCCTCGGCGACTACCGCGTCGAGACGTTCGAGGAACTGCTGGCGACCGCCGACGCGGACTGA
- a CDS encoding potassium channel family protein, giving the protein MYIVIVGAGNIGSPLIEIATAGGNEVVVIERDEEKAEHAASTYDCLVLNDDATTKDTLLDAGIDRADALISTTDQDATNVMVSLLGKELEVPNIVSVVHDAEHMDLFRRIGVNTMQNPQRLIAEYLYRAVKRPSIIDYMRVGDEAEVFETSVTEEAAIAGKRIQAAATEGLLPEDMLVVAIERDGADQPLTPRGDTEIRVGDVVTVYSERGATPEVTDVFGHFEDHPIGEA; this is encoded by the coding sequence ATGTACATCGTGATCGTCGGCGCTGGCAATATCGGTAGTCCTCTCATCGAGATTGCGACCGCGGGCGGGAACGAAGTCGTCGTCATCGAGCGCGACGAGGAGAAGGCCGAACACGCCGCCTCTACGTACGACTGTCTCGTCCTCAACGACGACGCGACGACGAAGGACACACTGCTGGACGCGGGTATCGACCGCGCAGACGCGCTCATCTCTACGACCGACCAGGACGCGACCAACGTCATGGTCAGCCTGCTCGGCAAGGAGTTGGAGGTCCCCAACATCGTCTCGGTCGTCCACGACGCCGAACACATGGACCTGTTCCGCCGAATCGGTGTGAACACCATGCAGAACCCCCAGCGACTCATCGCCGAGTACCTCTACCGGGCGGTCAAGCGCCCTTCCATCATCGACTACATGCGCGTCGGCGACGAGGCCGAGGTCTTCGAGACCAGCGTCACCGAGGAGGCCGCCATCGCGGGGAAGCGGATTCAAGCGGCCGCCACCGAAGGTCTCCTCCCCGAGGATATGCTCGTCGTCGCCATCGAGCGCGACGGGGCCGACCAACCCCTCACGCCCCGAGGAGATACCGAAATCCGGGTCGGCGACGTGGTGACGGTCTACTCCGAGCGCGGCGCGACGCCCGAGGTGACCGACGTGTTCGGCCACTTCGAGGACCACCCGATTGGCGAGGCCTGA